In Streptomyces puniciscabiei, a single genomic region encodes these proteins:
- a CDS encoding winged helix DNA-binding domain-containing protein, with protein MNVRELGPSQARLLRAWSQGVSGDLRATSASAVLERCLAVQAQDLRAAALGVRARGSGLTEADVFRALGAERSLVRGWFMRGTLYIVPAADAGWLRELLAPQLLRRSERRYRELGLGAAELALGERVITEALAGGPLTRDELAVRMKEEGLDASGQVPFHLVRRSALLGVVCFGPVREDGCATYVLAKDWLPASAGPSGADAVRELLLRYLAAHGPATVADFATWSGLGLPAVRSVWKELLEGGLIEPCRVGGLDEYALPADAAPCPEPTGDVRLLPAYDNYLVGFTDRRMSVEPEHERKVWPGGGQISPTIVVDGLVRGVWRRDRTRGIALEPFDADLGGVGIEALDGELRDISRFLAA; from the coding sequence ATGAACGTGCGGGAGCTCGGCCCGTCTCAGGCCAGACTGCTCCGAGCATGGTCGCAGGGCGTAAGCGGCGACCTGCGCGCGACGTCCGCGTCCGCCGTGCTGGAGCGGTGCCTGGCGGTGCAGGCGCAGGATCTGAGGGCGGCCGCGCTGGGAGTCAGGGCGCGCGGCTCCGGGCTGACCGAGGCGGACGTGTTCCGGGCGCTCGGTGCCGAACGCAGTCTGGTCCGGGGCTGGTTCATGCGCGGCACGCTGTACATCGTCCCGGCCGCCGACGCGGGCTGGCTCCGTGAACTGCTCGCTCCGCAGCTGCTGCGTCGCAGCGAGCGCCGGTATCGGGAGCTGGGGCTCGGGGCGGCCGAGCTGGCACTGGGGGAGCGGGTGATCACCGAGGCTCTTGCCGGCGGCCCCCTGACCCGGGACGAGCTCGCGGTGCGGATGAAGGAGGAGGGCCTCGACGCCTCTGGGCAGGTGCCGTTCCACCTCGTCCGCCGATCCGCTCTGCTCGGGGTTGTTTGTTTTGGTCCGGTCAGGGAGGACGGCTGCGCCACCTACGTGCTCGCGAAGGACTGGCTGCCTGCATCCGCCGGACCTTCCGGGGCGGATGCGGTCAGAGAGCTGCTGCTCAGGTACCTGGCGGCGCACGGGCCGGCGACGGTGGCCGACTTCGCCACGTGGTCGGGGCTCGGGCTGCCTGCTGTGCGCTCCGTGTGGAAGGAACTGCTCGAGGGCGGTCTGATCGAACCGTGCCGCGTCGGAGGTCTGGACGAGTACGCTCTGCCGGCGGACGCAGCGCCCTGCCCGGAGCCGACCGGCGACGTCCGGTTGCTGCCGGCCTACGACAACTATCTGGTGGGGTTCACGGATCGCCGGATGTCCGTCGAGCCCGAGCACGAGCGCAAGGTCTGGCCGGGCGGCGGTCAGATCAGCCCCACCATCGTGGTGGACGGTCTGGTCCGCGGAGTCTGGCGCCGGGACCGGACACGTGGCATCGCCCTGGAGCCGTTCGACGCCGATCTGGGCGGCGTCGGCATAGAGGCCCTCGACGGGGAGCTCCGCGACATCTCCCGCTTTCTCGCTGCATAA
- a CDS encoding non-ribosomal peptide synthetase yields MSRQTGIPRRNPAGALVPASYAQAGLWMVTELEQGSSAYNVPLPVSLRGRLDTDALRSALTGVVERHEALRTTFTEQDGVLYQVVGAPAPVPLPVLDLTGAADGEVSRRVAASQAARFDLGAGPLLRAELLRLGPEAHLLLLTVHHIACDGWSVPLLHAELADRYNSALRGVPSALPPLPVQYADFACWQRDRLDAAELDRLTGYWRTRLDGAEMTLPTDRPAGPAQTAEGDLCRATIPQPTVDRLDEIARGEGASRFMTVAALLGVLLTRYTGQRDLLFGSTVAQREQPELRHLIGLFTNAFPVRADLSGNPTFRQLLARTRRDLIADYEGSALPFGLLVDALRTERSGTRMPLIRVHVQLEESDGESTAYQKLPAYDGLTAEGLVPELRAAKFDLNFMVRADAGALVLDLVYARDLFAPASADRLAAFYARVADAVAADPDLGIEDLLLPEPPRPPARVTTAASAAAPELEAVEKKAPEAVSSTAPEMLERVRHAWQEVLGTDDVQPHSDFFDLGGNSFAALKVRRLLGGDVPLAALFRHRTAAALAAYLADGARPSTDQLLWPLTSDDSEADITVIAIPYAGGAATAYQPLADALPPRFRLWAASLPGHEGDAGDFLDFDTAVSRLVGEVQERVTGAVMVYGHCAGASLAVAVARELEARGADLRAVHVGASLTDPDAEVNLARVTDSSGDDFYSYIKAIGGFDGPLDDADREQVLAAVRHDMEGATRFQAAAHSAPGSRLRAPLHCVLGTADPVTPDPEHGYRGWSVFADTVRLDLVEGGGHYFARDHAAELADVISATTPAGPATRLPVICLPHTGAGASFFRPWQVHGDVEIIAPDLAGHDKRFGEPPHRTVAAAAADLLPRVLAALDGRDEAVLVGHCLGGTVAFELAELLLGHGVRLRHLIISGTPGPTVPRHRRTTGLPDREFLARLEELAGYAHPALADAEMAALLLPVLRADQEMYENYRRTSVTPLDVPITVLRGAADGLVSAADSARWQEATTLPLRYIEVAGGHMYLADDAGPVLELIEWLADGVEDRIGALLAATYPRPDWGLLDSDEPAGPSSHDLGSVPRHCVLAAAAVVLGRYHGLSVTVLAVRESATAERPALVAFPTDPATPVADLLAVAEDALEGTWPRFGPLLAGTLGDGVPIVEVRFHQAADAGFPLTLTVGTGLTTAVRGDLISPRAAEQFGRAVAHVATQLFAGDGELARLELLDAAGRSRVRRLGTACEAPAEHRTIDELVAARAAERPDATAITDRHTRLSYAGLDKAANRVARALQELGVEHGDRVGVCMARGWELVVVLLGVLRAGAAYLPMEPDNPPERLARMVGAATPRLVVAASADFPAGPYRTVSPALLATTAERQPPTPPARAGEASDVAYVICTSGSTGTPKPVAVAHRSVTALIGGTGTEFGFAASDVWAFFHSVAFDMSVWEIWGALTTGGRLVVVPRRVTRTPDELHRLLAQEQVTVLNQTPTAFGMLIDADRDASPGLAVRLVTFGGEPLDTRALLPWFRRHPPGVCRLVNLYGITETTVHSTWITVTPEIAETASRSVGVPLPGESLTIRDRVGRLLPLGVPGEIHVGGVGVALGYLGLSDLTAERFGVDPDGTRVYRSGDYGRMLPDGTVEHLGRLDDQVKLRGYRIELGEVRAALLAADGVTAAAVVVGGTPDAARLDAYVVPAGVDPLTTRRQLRALLPEYMVPATITALDALPLTVNGKLDRAGLPRPGLVPASDVPAASEGLLIEIWEQLTGLRVRGDDNVFDAGGNSLIISRFVAELHARGLARPTVGDVYRLATLRGLAGSLRG; encoded by the coding sequence GTGAGCCGGCAGACCGGCATTCCTCGGCGGAACCCGGCCGGGGCGCTCGTCCCCGCCTCCTACGCGCAGGCCGGGCTGTGGATGGTCACCGAGCTGGAGCAGGGCTCGTCCGCGTACAACGTGCCGCTGCCCGTGTCGCTGCGCGGCCGCCTCGACACCGACGCGCTGCGCAGCGCGCTGACCGGGGTGGTCGAGCGGCACGAGGCGCTGCGCACCACGTTCACCGAGCAGGACGGCGTGCTGTACCAGGTCGTCGGCGCGCCCGCTCCGGTGCCGCTGCCGGTCCTCGACCTGACCGGCGCGGCTGACGGCGAGGTCTCCCGGCGGGTCGCCGCGTCGCAGGCGGCCCGGTTCGACCTGGGTGCCGGTCCTCTCCTGCGGGCGGAGCTGCTCCGGCTCGGCCCGGAGGCGCACCTGCTCCTGCTCACCGTGCATCACATCGCCTGCGACGGTTGGTCCGTACCGCTCCTGCACGCCGAACTGGCGGACCGCTACAACTCGGCGCTGCGCGGCGTCCCTTCGGCGCTGCCCCCGCTCCCCGTCCAGTACGCGGACTTCGCCTGCTGGCAACGAGACCGGCTCGACGCGGCGGAACTGGACCGTCTGACCGGCTACTGGCGTACCCGGCTCGATGGCGCGGAGATGACGCTGCCGACCGACCGCCCCGCCGGTCCGGCACAGACGGCCGAGGGCGACCTGTGCCGGGCGACGATTCCCCAGCCCACCGTGGACCGCCTCGACGAGATCGCCCGGGGAGAGGGCGCGTCCCGGTTCATGACCGTCGCCGCGCTGCTCGGTGTGCTGCTCACCCGCTACACGGGGCAGCGCGACCTGCTGTTCGGCTCCACCGTCGCCCAGCGTGAGCAGCCTGAACTGCGCCACCTGATCGGGCTGTTCACCAACGCGTTCCCGGTCCGTGCCGACCTCTCGGGAAACCCGACGTTCCGGCAGCTGCTCGCGCGTACGCGGCGCGACCTGATCGCCGACTACGAGGGCAGCGCGCTGCCGTTCGGACTGCTCGTCGACGCCCTGCGGACGGAGCGGTCCGGTACCCGGATGCCGCTGATCCGGGTTCACGTCCAGCTCGAGGAGTCGGACGGCGAGTCCACCGCGTACCAAAAGCTGCCGGCCTACGACGGACTGACTGCGGAGGGGCTCGTCCCGGAGCTGAGGGCCGCCAAGTTCGACCTCAACTTCATGGTGCGCGCCGACGCGGGAGCGCTCGTACTGGACCTCGTCTACGCCCGGGATCTGTTCGCCCCGGCGTCCGCCGATCGGCTCGCCGCGTTCTACGCGCGGGTGGCCGACGCGGTGGCGGCCGACCCGGATCTGGGGATCGAGGACCTCCTGCTGCCCGAGCCGCCGCGCCCCCCGGCCCGGGTGACCACGGCCGCGTCGGCCGCCGCCCCGGAGCTGGAGGCCGTCGAGAAGAAGGCGCCGGAGGCCGTCTCCTCCACGGCCCCGGAGATGCTGGAGCGAGTTCGCCACGCCTGGCAGGAAGTCCTGGGCACGGACGACGTGCAGCCGCACAGCGACTTCTTCGACCTGGGCGGCAACTCCTTCGCCGCGCTCAAGGTACGCCGGCTGCTCGGTGGCGACGTGCCGCTTGCCGCGCTGTTCCGCCACCGGACCGCCGCCGCGCTCGCCGCCTATCTGGCCGATGGGGCACGGCCGTCGACCGACCAGCTGCTCTGGCCACTCACCAGCGACGACTCCGAGGCCGACATCACCGTCATCGCGATTCCCTACGCCGGTGGGGCCGCGACCGCCTACCAGCCGCTCGCGGACGCCCTGCCGCCGCGGTTCCGGCTGTGGGCGGCGAGTCTGCCCGGACATGAAGGCGACGCCGGTGACTTCCTGGACTTCGACACGGCCGTCTCGCGACTGGTCGGCGAGGTCCAGGAGCGCGTGACCGGAGCCGTCATGGTCTACGGGCACTGCGCGGGCGCGTCCCTCGCGGTGGCGGTGGCCCGCGAACTCGAGGCCCGGGGCGCCGACCTGCGCGCCGTCCATGTCGGTGCCAGCCTGACCGACCCGGACGCCGAAGTGAATCTGGCCCGCGTCACCGACAGCTCCGGCGACGATTTCTACAGCTACATCAAGGCCATCGGCGGCTTCGACGGCCCGCTCGACGACGCCGATCGCGAGCAGGTGCTCGCCGCGGTACGGCACGACATGGAGGGCGCGACGAGGTTCCAGGCCGCAGCGCACAGCGCGCCGGGGTCACGGCTGCGCGCCCCGCTGCACTGCGTGCTCGGCACCGCCGATCCGGTCACCCCGGATCCGGAACACGGCTACCGCGGCTGGTCGGTGTTCGCCGACACGGTGCGGCTCGACCTTGTCGAGGGAGGCGGTCACTACTTCGCCCGGGACCATGCCGCGGAGCTGGCTGATGTCATCAGCGCGACGACCCCCGCCGGCCCGGCGACCCGGCTGCCGGTCATCTGTCTTCCGCACACCGGCGCCGGCGCGTCGTTCTTCCGCCCCTGGCAGGTTCACGGGGACGTCGAGATCATCGCGCCCGACCTGGCCGGGCACGACAAGCGGTTCGGCGAGCCGCCGCACCGCACGGTGGCCGCGGCCGCCGCCGACCTGCTGCCCCGGGTTCTCGCGGCCCTCGACGGCCGCGACGAGGCCGTGCTGGTCGGCCACTGCCTGGGCGGCACCGTCGCCTTCGAGCTGGCCGAACTGCTCCTCGGACACGGCGTGCGACTCCGGCATCTGATCATCAGCGGTACGCCCGGCCCCACGGTGCCCCGGCACCGGCGGACCACCGGGCTGCCGGACCGGGAATTCCTGGCACGGCTCGAGGAACTGGCCGGTTACGCCCACCCGGCGCTGGCCGACGCGGAGATGGCCGCCCTGCTGCTGCCGGTGCTCCGGGCCGACCAGGAGATGTACGAGAACTACCGGCGGACCTCGGTCACCCCTCTCGACGTGCCGATCACCGTGCTGCGCGGAGCGGCCGACGGTCTGGTGAGCGCTGCCGACTCGGCACGCTGGCAGGAGGCGACCACTCTGCCGCTGCGTTACATCGAGGTCGCCGGTGGCCACATGTACCTGGCGGACGATGCCGGCCCGGTCCTGGAGCTGATCGAGTGGCTGGCCGACGGCGTCGAGGACCGGATCGGCGCGCTGCTCGCCGCGACGTATCCGCGGCCCGACTGGGGGCTCTTGGATTCCGATGAACCGGCCGGTCCGAGCTCGCACGATCTGGGTTCGGTCCCACGGCACTGTGTGCTCGCGGCGGCCGCGGTCGTCCTCGGCAGGTACCACGGCCTGTCGGTCACCGTACTGGCGGTGCGCGAGAGCGCTACGGCGGAGCGCCCGGCTCTGGTCGCCTTCCCGACCGACCCGGCGACCCCGGTCGCCGACCTGCTCGCTGTCGCGGAGGACGCGCTCGAGGGGACGTGGCCTCGCTTCGGTCCCCTCCTCGCGGGGACGTTGGGCGACGGCGTTCCGATCGTCGAGGTCCGGTTCCACCAGGCGGCGGACGCCGGGTTCCCGCTCACCCTGACCGTCGGCACCGGCCTCACCACCGCCGTCCGCGGTGACTTGATCAGTCCGCGAGCCGCAGAGCAGTTCGGGCGTGCCGTCGCTCACGTCGCCACGCAACTGTTCGCCGGGGACGGCGAACTGGCCCGGCTCGAGCTGCTGGACGCGGCCGGCCGATCACGCGTCCGGCGACTGGGTACCGCGTGCGAAGCACCCGCTGAGCACCGGACGATCGACGAGCTCGTCGCCGCCCGCGCCGCCGAGAGGCCCGACGCCACCGCGATCACCGACCGCCACACCCGGCTCAGTTACGCCGGCCTGGACAAGGCCGCGAACCGGGTCGCCCGAGCGCTGCAGGAGCTCGGCGTCGAGCACGGCGACCGTGTCGGCGTCTGCATGGCCCGGGGCTGGGAGCTGGTGGTGGTACTGCTCGGGGTGTTGCGTGCCGGAGCGGCGTACCTGCCCATGGAGCCGGACAATCCGCCGGAGCGGCTGGCGCGGATGGTCGGCGCTGCCACCCCCCGGCTCGTCGTGGCGGCGTCGGCGGACTTCCCGGCCGGGCCGTATCGGACCGTGTCGCCCGCGTTGCTCGCCACCACCGCCGAACGGCAGCCGCCGACACCGCCGGCGCGCGCAGGTGAGGCGAGCGACGTGGCCTATGTCATCTGCACCTCGGGCTCGACCGGCACGCCGAAGCCGGTCGCGGTCGCGCACCGCAGCGTCACCGCGCTGATCGGCGGCACCGGGACCGAGTTCGGGTTCGCCGCCTCCGACGTCTGGGCGTTCTTCCACTCGGTCGCGTTCGACATGTCCGTGTGGGAGATCTGGGGCGCGCTGACCACGGGAGGCCGGCTGGTCGTGGTGCCGCGGCGGGTGACCCGCACCCCGGACGAGCTGCACCGGCTGCTCGCCCAGGAGCAGGTGACGGTGCTGAATCAGACGCCCACCGCCTTCGGCATGCTGATCGACGCCGATCGGGACGCCTCGCCCGGACTGGCGGTCCGCCTGGTCACGTTCGGCGGGGAGCCGCTCGACACCCGGGCGCTCCTGCCCTGGTTCCGGCGTCACCCGCCGGGCGTGTGCCGGCTGGTCAACCTCTACGGCATCACCGAGACGACGGTGCACAGCACCTGGATCACGGTGACGCCGGAGATCGCCGAGACGGCGTCCCGCTCGGTGGGCGTCCCGCTGCCGGGGGAGTCGCTGACCATCCGGGACCGGGTCGGCCGGCTCCTTCCGCTCGGCGTGCCGGGAGAGATCCACGTAGGCGGCGTGGGGGTGGCGCTCGGCTATCTCGGCCTGAGCGACCTGACCGCCGAACGGTTCGGTGTGGATCCGGACGGCACGCGGGTGTACCGGAGCGGGGACTACGGCCGGATGCTCCCCGACGGGACGGTCGAGCATCTCGGCCGGCTGGACGATCAGGTCAAGCTCCGCGGCTACCGGATCGAGCTCGGCGAGGTGCGGGCCGCGCTGCTCGCCGCGGACGGCGTCACCGCCGCGGCGGTGGTGGTCGGCGGCACGCCGGACGCCGCCCGTCTCGATGCCTATGTGGTGCCTGCCGGGGTGGACCCGCTGACGACACGGCGTCAGCTGCGGGCGCTGCTGCCCGAGTACATGGTCCCGGCCACGATCACCGCGCTCGACGCGTTGCCGTTGACGGTGAACGGCAAGCTGGACCGGGCGGGGCTGCCGCGGCCCGGCCTCGTTCCGGCATCCGACGTTCCGGCGGCGTCCGAGGGCCTGCTGATCGAGATCTGGGAGCAGCTCACCGGGCTGCGCGTACGTGGCGACGACAACGTCTTCGACGCGGGCGGCAATTCGCTGATCATCAGCAGGTTCGTCGCAGAACTGCACGCTCGGGGCCTGGCGCGGCCGACCGTCGGTGACGTCTACCGGCTGGCGACGCTGCGCGGCCTGGCCGGCAGCCTGCGAGGTTGA